In Streptomyces qaidamensis, one DNA window encodes the following:
- the lpdA gene encoding dihydrolipoyl dehydrogenase gives MANDASTVFDLVILGGGSGGYAAALRGAQLGLDVALIEKDKVGGTCLHRGCIPTKALLHAGEIADQARESEQFGVKASFEGIDIAGVHKYKDGVVAGLYKGLQGLVASRKVTYIEGEGRLSSPTSVDVNGRRVEGRHILLATGSVPKSLPGLDIDGNRIISSDHALVLDRVPKSAIILGGGVIGVEFASAWKSFGTEVTIVEGLKHLVPVEDENSSKLLERAFRKRGIKFNLGTFFQKAEYTQDGVKVTLADGKEFEAEVLLVAIGRGPVSQGLGYEEQGVAMDRGYVLVDEYMRTNVPTISAVGDLVPTLQLAHVGFAEGILVAERLAGLKTVPIDYDGVPRVTYCHPEVASVGITEAKAKEIYGADKVVALKYNLAGNGRSKILNTAGEIKLVQVKDGAVVGVHMVGDRMGEQVGEAQLIYNWEALPAEVAQLIHAHPTQSEALGEAHLALAGKPLHAHD, from the coding sequence GTGGCGAACGACGCCAGCACCGTTTTCGACCTAGTGATCCTCGGCGGTGGCAGCGGTGGTTACGCCGCGGCCCTGCGCGGGGCGCAGCTGGGCCTGGACGTCGCCCTGATCGAGAAGGACAAGGTCGGCGGCACCTGCCTGCACCGGGGCTGCATCCCCACCAAGGCCCTGCTGCACGCGGGCGAGATCGCCGACCAGGCCCGCGAGAGCGAGCAGTTCGGTGTGAAGGCCTCCTTCGAGGGCATCGACATCGCCGGGGTCCACAAGTACAAGGACGGCGTGGTCGCGGGCCTGTACAAGGGCCTGCAGGGGCTCGTCGCCTCCCGGAAGGTGACGTACATCGAGGGTGAGGGACGGCTGTCCTCCCCCACGTCCGTCGACGTGAACGGCCGCCGCGTCGAGGGCCGCCACATCCTGCTCGCGACCGGCTCCGTGCCGAAGTCGCTGCCCGGCCTGGACATCGACGGCAACCGGATCATCTCCTCCGACCACGCCCTCGTCCTGGACCGCGTGCCGAAGTCCGCGATCATCCTCGGCGGCGGTGTCATCGGCGTCGAGTTCGCCTCCGCGTGGAAGTCCTTCGGCACCGAGGTCACGATCGTCGAGGGCCTGAAGCACCTCGTCCCGGTCGAGGACGAGAACTCCTCCAAGCTCCTGGAGCGCGCGTTCCGCAAGCGCGGCATCAAGTTCAACCTGGGCACCTTCTTCCAGAAGGCCGAGTACACCCAGGACGGCGTCAAGGTCACCCTCGCCGACGGCAAGGAGTTCGAGGCCGAGGTCCTGCTGGTCGCCATCGGCCGCGGCCCGGTCTCCCAGGGCCTGGGCTACGAGGAGCAGGGCGTCGCGATGGACCGCGGCTACGTCCTGGTCGACGAGTACATGCGCACGAACGTGCCGACCATCTCCGCCGTCGGTGACCTCGTCCCGACCCTCCAGCTCGCGCACGTCGGCTTCGCCGAGGGCATCCTGGTGGCGGAGCGCCTGGCCGGTCTGAAGACCGTTCCGATCGACTACGACGGTGTCCCGCGGGTGACGTACTGCCACCCGGAGGTCGCCTCCGTGGGTATCACCGAGGCCAAGGCCAAGGAGATCTACGGCGCGGACAAGGTCGTCGCTCTGAAGTACAACCTCGCGGGCAACGGCAGGAGCAAGATCCTGAACACCGCGGGCGAGATCAAGCTCGTCCAGGTCAAGGACGGTGCCGTCGTCGGCGTCCACATGGTCGGCGACCGCATGGGCGAGCAGGTCGGCGAAGCCCAGCTGATCTACAACTGGGAGGCGCTGCCCGCCGAGGTCGCGCAGCTCATCCACGCCCACCCGACCCAGAGCGAGGCGCTCGGCGAGGCCCACCTGGCCCTGGCCGGCAAGCCCCTCCACGCGCACGACTGA
- the sucB gene encoding 2-oxoglutarate dehydrogenase, E2 component, dihydrolipoamide succinyltransferase has product MAVSVTLPALGESVTEGTVTRWLKAEGERVEADEPLLEVSTDKVDTEIPSPAAGVLASIKVAEDETVEVGAELALIDDGSGAPAAAPAPAAEQVAEPAPEPAPAAPSTEQAAPAPAPTADAAAGGGSAEGTDVVLPALGESVTEGTVTRWLKSVGDSVEADEPLLEVSTDKVDTEIPAPTSGTLLEIVVGEDETAEVGAKLAVIGEAGAAPAAAPAQEAPAQPEPAQAPAAPAQPEPAQAPAPQQAAPAPQAPSAPAPQQQVTPAPEPAPAAPAPAPAPAQAPAAPAAAKPADDGAYVTPLVRKLAAENGVDLAGVKGTGVGGRIRKQDVIAAAEAAKAATAAPAPAAAAAPAAGKKAPALEASPLRGQTIKMPRIRKVIGDNMVKALHEQAQLSSVVEVDVTRLMKLRARAKDAFASREGVKLSPMPFFVKAAAQALKAHAPVNAKINEAEGTITYFDTENIGIAVDSEKGLMTPVIKNAGDLNLAGIAKATADLAGKVRANKITPDELSGATFTISNTGSRGALFDTIIVPPGQVAILGIGATVKRPAVIETEEGTVIGVRDMTYLTLSYDHRLVDGADAARYLTAVKAILEAGEFEVELGL; this is encoded by the coding sequence ATGGCGGTTTCCGTAACCCTTCCGGCGCTCGGCGAGAGCGTCACCGAGGGCACTGTCACCCGCTGGCTGAAGGCCGAGGGCGAGCGCGTCGAGGCCGACGAGCCGCTGCTCGAGGTGTCGACCGACAAGGTCGACACCGAGATTCCTTCGCCCGCCGCCGGTGTCCTGGCCTCCATCAAGGTCGCCGAAGACGAGACGGTCGAGGTCGGCGCAGAGCTGGCCCTGATCGACGACGGCAGCGGCGCGCCCGCCGCCGCCCCGGCCCCCGCCGCGGAGCAGGTCGCCGAGCCGGCCCCCGAGCCGGCTCCGGCCGCCCCGTCCACCGAGCAGGCCGCCCCGGCGCCCGCTCCCACCGCCGACGCCGCCGCCGGCGGCGGCTCCGCCGAGGGCACGGACGTCGTCCTGCCCGCGCTCGGCGAGTCCGTCACCGAGGGCACCGTCACCCGCTGGCTGAAGTCGGTCGGTGACAGCGTCGAGGCCGACGAGCCGCTGCTGGAGGTGTCGACGGACAAGGTCGACACCGAGATCCCCGCCCCCACCTCCGGCACGCTGCTGGAGATCGTGGTCGGCGAGGACGAGACGGCCGAGGTCGGCGCCAAGCTCGCCGTCATCGGCGAGGCGGGCGCCGCTCCGGCCGCCGCCCCCGCGCAGGAGGCCCCGGCGCAGCCCGAGCCCGCCCAGGCCCCGGCCGCCCCGGCGCAGCCCGAGCCCGCCCAGGCTCCGGCGCCGCAGCAGGCCGCTCCGGCCCCGCAGGCCCCGTCGGCCCCGGCCCCGCAGCAGCAGGTCACCCCGGCTCCCGAGCCGGCCCCGGCCGCTCCTGCTCCCGCCCCGGCTCCGGCCCAGGCCCCGGCCGCTCCGGCCGCCGCCAAGCCGGCCGACGACGGCGCCTACGTCACCCCGCTGGTGCGCAAGCTCGCCGCCGAGAACGGCGTCGACCTGGCCGGCGTCAAGGGCACCGGCGTCGGCGGCCGGATCCGCAAGCAGGACGTCATCGCCGCCGCCGAGGCCGCGAAGGCCGCCACCGCCGCCCCGGCTCCGGCCGCGGCCGCCGCTCCGGCGGCCGGCAAGAAGGCCCCGGCACTGGAGGCCTCCCCGCTGCGTGGCCAGACCATCAAGATGCCGCGGATCCGCAAGGTCATCGGCGACAACATGGTCAAGGCCCTGCACGAGCAGGCCCAGCTGTCCTCGGTCGTCGAGGTCGACGTCACGCGTCTGATGAAGCTGCGCGCCCGTGCCAAGGACGCGTTCGCGTCGCGTGAGGGCGTCAAGCTCTCCCCGATGCCGTTCTTCGTCAAGGCCGCGGCCCAGGCGCTGAAGGCGCACGCGCCGGTCAACGCCAAGATCAACGAGGCCGAGGGGACCATCACCTACTTCGACACCGAGAACATCGGTATCGCGGTGGACTCCGAGAAGGGCCTGATGACCCCGGTCATCAAGAACGCCGGTGACCTCAACCTCGCCGGTATCGCCAAGGCCACGGCCGACCTGGCGGGCAAGGTCCGCGCCAACAAGATCACCCCGGACGAGCTGTCCGGCGCGACCTTCACCATCTCCAACACCGGGTCGCGCGGCGCGCTCTTCGACACGATCATCGTGCCGCCGGGCCAGGTCGCGATCCTCGGCATCGGCGCGACGGTCAAGCGCCCGGCCGTCATCGAGACGGAGGAGGGCACGGTCATCGGCGTCCGCGACATGACGTACCTGACCCTGTCCTACGACCACCGCCTGGTGGACGGCGCCGACGCGGCCCGTTACCTGACGGCGGTCAAGGCCATCCTGGAGGCAGGCGAGTTCGAGGTCGAGCTCGGCCTCTGA
- a CDS encoding GntR family transcriptional regulator, with product MTAPVIHSLREQIREHILEGIISGRWQPGERIVERRIATELEVSQTPVREALRELESLRLIESAPNKGVRVRNLTAADLEESYPVRAGLEAIAAELAAQGLAEDCSALEPHVSALYEADRVSDGTAQVRHTVAFHRELVRAAGNSVLLHTWEGLGIEVFTALSIRWLGTQQQSYAEEHEELVAAFKRRDPRIAELVKAHVLGCAPRA from the coding sequence ATGACCGCGCCCGTCATCCACTCGCTCCGCGAGCAGATCCGCGAGCACATCCTGGAGGGGATCATCAGCGGACGCTGGCAGCCGGGCGAGCGGATCGTCGAGCGCCGGATCGCCACCGAGCTGGAGGTCAGCCAGACCCCGGTCCGCGAGGCCCTGCGCGAGCTGGAGTCGCTGCGCCTGATCGAGTCCGCTCCGAACAAGGGCGTGCGCGTCCGCAACCTCACGGCCGCCGACCTGGAGGAGAGCTACCCGGTCCGGGCCGGTCTGGAGGCCATCGCCGCCGAGCTGGCCGCCCAGGGCCTCGCGGAGGACTGCTCGGCCCTGGAGCCCCACGTCAGCGCCCTGTACGAGGCCGACCGCGTCTCCGACGGCACGGCCCAGGTCCGCCACACCGTCGCCTTCCACCGCGAACTCGTGCGCGCCGCGGGCAACTCCGTCCTGCTGCACACCTGGGAAGGCCTCGGCATCGAGGTGTTCACGGCCCTGTCGATCCGCTGGCTGGGCACCCAGCAGCAGTCGTACGCGGAGGAGCACGAGGAGCTCGTCGCCGCGTTCAAGCGCCGCGACCCCCGTATCGCCGAGCTCGTGAAGGCCCACGTGCTGGGCTGCGCGCCCCGGGCGTGA
- the aceE gene encoding pyruvate dehydrogenase (acetyl-transferring), homodimeric type — protein sequence MTDPNAIQPSELDQLPDRDPEETAEWQASLDAVTKAAGPHRAAYLMRRTLERAEGAGIALPKLLETDYVNSIPTSAEPAVPGDEAMEQRITAWNRWNAAAMVTRGSKYGVGGHIATFASAAWLYETGFNHFFKGKETDGSGDQLYIQGHASPGIYARAFLDGRLNEEQLDNFRRESGGNGLPSYPHPRRLPWLWEFPTVSMGLGPLSAIYQARFNRYLANRGIKDTAGSHVWAFLGDGEMDEPESTAALALAAREELDNLTFVINCNLQRLDGPVRANFKIVQELEAQFRGAGWNVIKTLWGTAWDELFQLDTTGALVRRLRQVPDAQIQTYQTRDAAYIRQDFFGGDPALVEMAKLLSDDKILECFHLSRGGHEARKVFAAYKAAVEHKGAPTVILAQTVKGHTLGEGFASKNANHQMKKLSVDEFKNMRDLLELPIKDSDFVDGVVPYGHPGADSPEVRYLQERRAALGGPAPARRVHPVAPLPAPAEKAFASFDKGSGAQNVATTMAFVRLVKDLVRDKETGKRWVPIVPDEARTFGMESLFPSLGIYSPKGQTYEPVDRDQLMYYKEAKNGQILNEGITEAGSMADFIAASTSYATHGETMIPFYIFYSMFGWQRTADQMWQLGDQLGRGFLVGATAGRTTLTGEGLQHADGHSPVIAATNPAALSYDPAFAYEVAAIVKEGLRRMYGEAAPGEDQDVFYYLTVYNEPMPQPAKPSVPGVDEGIVKGLYRFNTAESAGITPPANAPRIQLLGSGTAIHWALKAQRLLAEEWGVAADVWSATSWSELRRDALEADEALLRGEERVPFVRQALQGAEGPVLAVSDYMRQVPDQIAQWVEQDWSSLGADGFGLSDTREAARRHFGVDAESIVVAALAQLAKRGEVQATAVKEARAKYGL from the coding sequence ATGACCGACCCCAACGCCATCCAGCCGAGCGAGCTCGACCAGCTCCCCGACCGGGACCCTGAGGAGACCGCCGAATGGCAGGCCTCCCTGGACGCGGTCACCAAGGCTGCCGGGCCGCACCGTGCCGCATACCTGATGCGCCGCACGCTGGAGCGCGCCGAGGGCGCCGGCATCGCGCTGCCGAAGCTCCTCGAAACCGACTACGTCAACTCCATCCCCACCTCCGCCGAGCCGGCCGTGCCCGGGGACGAGGCGATGGAGCAGCGGATCACCGCGTGGAACCGCTGGAACGCGGCCGCGATGGTGACCCGGGGCAGCAAGTACGGCGTCGGCGGCCACATCGCCACCTTCGCCTCCGCCGCCTGGCTGTACGAGACGGGCTTCAACCACTTCTTCAAGGGCAAAGAGACCGACGGCTCCGGCGACCAGCTCTACATCCAGGGCCACGCCTCCCCCGGCATCTACGCCCGCGCGTTCCTCGACGGCCGTCTGAACGAGGAGCAGCTCGACAACTTCCGCCGCGAGTCGGGCGGCAACGGCCTGCCTTCCTACCCGCACCCGCGGCGGCTGCCCTGGCTGTGGGAGTTCCCGACGGTCTCCATGGGTCTCGGCCCGCTGTCGGCGATCTACCAGGCCCGCTTCAACCGCTACCTGGCCAACCGCGGCATCAAGGACACCGCCGGTTCGCACGTGTGGGCGTTCCTCGGTGACGGCGAGATGGACGAGCCCGAGTCGACGGCGGCCCTCGCGCTGGCGGCCCGTGAGGAGCTGGACAACCTCACGTTCGTCATCAACTGCAACCTCCAGCGCCTCGACGGCCCGGTCCGCGCCAACTTCAAGATCGTGCAGGAGCTGGAGGCCCAGTTCCGCGGCGCCGGCTGGAACGTGATCAAGACGCTGTGGGGCACGGCCTGGGACGAGCTGTTCCAGCTGGACACCACGGGCGCGCTCGTACGCCGTCTGCGTCAGGTACCGGACGCGCAGATCCAGACGTACCAGACCCGCGACGCCGCCTATATCCGCCAGGACTTCTTCGGCGGGGACCCGGCGCTCGTGGAGATGGCGAAGCTGCTGAGCGACGACAAGATCCTGGAGTGCTTCCACCTCTCGCGCGGTGGTCACGAGGCCCGCAAGGTGTTCGCCGCGTACAAGGCGGCCGTCGAGCACAAGGGCGCGCCGACCGTGATCCTGGCCCAGACGGTCAAGGGCCACACCCTCGGTGAGGGCTTCGCGTCGAAGAACGCCAACCACCAGATGAAGAAGCTCTCGGTGGACGAGTTCAAGAACATGCGCGACCTGCTGGAGCTGCCGATCAAGGACAGCGACTTCGTCGACGGCGTGGTCCCCTACGGCCACCCGGGCGCCGACTCCCCCGAGGTCCGCTACCTCCAGGAGCGGCGTGCCGCCCTCGGCGGTCCGGCCCCGGCCCGTCGCGTGCACCCGGTCGCGCCGCTGCCCGCCCCGGCGGAGAAGGCGTTCGCGTCCTTCGACAAGGGCTCCGGTGCGCAGAACGTGGCGACGACGATGGCGTTCGTCCGCCTGGTGAAGGACCTGGTCCGCGACAAGGAGACCGGCAAGCGCTGGGTGCCGATCGTCCCGGACGAGGCGCGCACCTTCGGTATGGAGTCGCTGTTCCCCTCGCTCGGCATCTACTCGCCGAAGGGCCAGACGTACGAGCCGGTCGACCGCGACCAGCTGATGTACTACAAGGAGGCCAAGAACGGCCAGATCCTAAACGAGGGGATCACCGAGGCCGGTTCGATGGCCGACTTCATCGCCGCCTCGACGTCGTACGCGACGCACGGCGAGACGATGATCCCGTTCTACATCTTCTACTCGATGTTCGGCTGGCAGCGCACGGCCGACCAGATGTGGCAGCTCGGCGACCAGCTCGGCCGCGGCTTCCTCGTCGGCGCCACGGCCGGCCGTACGACGCTGACGGGCGAGGGCCTGCAGCACGCCGACGGCCACTCCCCCGTGATCGCGGCGACCAACCCGGCGGCGCTGTCGTACGACCCGGCGTTCGCGTACGAGGTCGCGGCCATCGTCAAGGAGGGTCTGCGCCGGATGTACGGCGAGGCGGCCCCGGGCGAGGACCAGGACGTCTTCTACTACCTGACCGTCTACAACGAGCCGATGCCGCAGCCCGCGAAGCCGTCCGTCCCCGGTGTCGACGAGGGCATCGTCAAGGGCCTGTACCGCTTCAACACGGCGGAGTCCGCGGGCATCACGCCCCCGGCCAACGCCCCGCGGATCCAGCTGCTCGGCTCCGGTACGGCGATCCACTGGGCGCTCAAGGCCCAGCGGCTGCTCGCCGAGGAGTGGGGCGTGGCGGCCGACGTGTGGTCCGCGACGTCCTGGAGCGAGCTGCGCCGGGACGCCCTGGAGGCGGACGAGGCGCTGCTGCGCGGCGAGGAGCGGGTGCCGTTCGTGCGGCAGGCGCTCCAGGGTGCCGAGGGCCCGGTGCTGGCGGTCTCCGACTACATGCGCCAGGTCCCGGACCAGATCGCGCAGTGGGTCGAGCAGGACTGGTCCTCGCTGGGCGCCGACGGGTTCGGTCTGTCGGACACCCGTGAGGCGGCCCGCCGCCACTTCGGCGTGGACGCCGAGTCGATCGTCGTCGCGGCCCTGGCCCAGCTCGCCAAGCGCGGCGAGGTGCAGGCGACGGCCGTGAAGGAAGCGCGCGCGAAGTACGGTCTGTAG
- a CDS encoding methionine/alanine import family NSS transporter small subunit, with amino-acid sequence MSGGAVIMMIIAILIVWGGLGLAIVQLRRHPDPGPSAEEATHPHAE; translated from the coding sequence ATGTCCGGCGGCGCCGTCATCATGATGATCATCGCGATCCTCATCGTCTGGGGCGGTCTGGGACTGGCCATCGTCCAGCTCCGCCGCCACCCCGACCCGGGACCGTCCGCGGAGGAGGCGACGCACCCGCACGCCGAGTAG
- a CDS encoding sodium-dependent transporter produces MAKQPREQWATRTGFLLAAIGSAIGLGNIWRFPAVAYENGGGAFLFPYLIALLTAGIPLLIMEYAIGRRYRTSPPAALRQMARPAEVIGWWQVAISFVIATYYAVIIAWAVRYIGFSADQAWGDDPEGFLFGSFLKASEEPGFVSGYVSGVLWPLIAVWVAVLGILAFGIRRGIEKANKIFIPLLVVFFVALVIRALTLDGAAQGLDAFFRPDWSELTNGSVWVAAYGQIFFSLSIGFGIMITYASYLRRRADLTGSALVAGFANSSFEILAGIGVFATLGFMAQAAGVPVGDVATAGLGLAFVAFPTIISEMWLGGAFGVLFFVSLVIAGLSSLISIVQVVVSAVQDRTGMHRIPAVFGVGGAVAVASILLFPTNEGVFLLDASDHFINQYGIAMAALVGVIAVAWFMRKLPELQRDADATSAVRLGHWWRICLGIITPVVLGWMMIDSLRSEFDENYEGYSTDFLLGAGWSVAIAALVVGVLLSLIPWKAAEGGLSDLDMESPDEAEAHRKRHGKEDR; encoded by the coding sequence ATGGCGAAACAGCCTCGCGAACAATGGGCCACACGCACGGGATTCCTGCTGGCGGCGATCGGCTCCGCCATCGGGCTCGGCAACATCTGGCGCTTTCCCGCCGTCGCCTACGAGAACGGCGGCGGCGCCTTCCTCTTCCCCTATCTCATCGCCCTGCTCACCGCCGGTATCCCGCTGCTGATCATGGAATACGCGATCGGGCGCAGATACCGGACGTCTCCCCCGGCGGCGCTGCGGCAGATGGCGCGCCCGGCGGAGGTGATCGGGTGGTGGCAGGTGGCGATCTCCTTCGTGATCGCCACGTACTACGCGGTCATCATCGCCTGGGCGGTCCGTTACATCGGCTTCTCCGCCGACCAGGCCTGGGGCGACGACCCGGAGGGCTTCCTCTTCGGCAGCTTCCTCAAGGCGTCCGAGGAACCGGGCTTCGTCTCCGGCTATGTCTCCGGGGTGCTGTGGCCGCTCATCGCCGTCTGGGTGGCGGTGCTGGGCATCCTGGCGTTCGGCATCCGGCGCGGCATCGAGAAGGCCAACAAGATCTTCATCCCGCTGCTGGTGGTCTTCTTCGTCGCCCTGGTGATCCGGGCCCTCACCCTGGACGGTGCGGCGCAGGGGCTGGACGCCTTCTTCCGGCCCGACTGGTCGGAGCTCACCAACGGCAGCGTCTGGGTGGCCGCCTACGGCCAGATCTTCTTCTCGCTGTCGATCGGCTTCGGCATCATGATCACCTACGCGTCCTACCTGCGACGCCGCGCCGATCTCACCGGCTCCGCCCTGGTCGCCGGGTTCGCCAACAGCTCCTTCGAGATCCTCGCCGGCATCGGCGTGTTCGCCACGCTGGGCTTCATGGCGCAGGCCGCGGGGGTGCCCGTCGGCGACGTGGCGACCGCGGGGCTCGGGCTGGCGTTCGTCGCCTTCCCGACGATCATCTCCGAGATGTGGCTGGGCGGTGCCTTCGGGGTGCTGTTCTTCGTGTCCCTGGTGATCGCGGGTCTGTCCTCGCTGATCTCGATCGTCCAGGTGGTGGTCTCCGCGGTACAGGACCGCACCGGCATGCACCGCATCCCCGCCGTGTTCGGCGTGGGCGGCGCCGTGGCGGTGGCCTCGATCCTGCTGTTCCCGACCAACGAGGGCGTCTTCCTGCTCGACGCCTCCGACCACTTCATCAACCAGTACGGCATCGCGATGGCCGCGCTGGTCGGCGTGATCGCGGTGGCCTGGTTCATGCGCAAGCTGCCCGAACTGCAACGGGACGCCGACGCGACCTCCGCCGTGCGGCTCGGCCACTGGTGGCGCATCTGCCTCGGCATCATCACCCCGGTGGTGCTGGGCTGGATGATGATCGACAGCTTGCGTTCCGAGTTCGACGAGAACTACGAGGGCTACTCCACCGACTTCCTGCTGGGAGCGGGCTGGAGCGTGGCGATCGCGGCGCTGGTGGTCGGTGTGTTGCTCTCCCTCATCCCGTGGAAGGCGGCCGAGGGCGGACTGAGCGACCTGGACATGGAGTCCCCCGACGAGGCCGAGGCCCACCGCAAGCGGCACGGAAAGGAGGACCGCTGA
- a CDS encoding helix-turn-helix transcriptional regulator encodes MRAARLIKMVLLLQSRPSMTAAELARELEVSERTVTRDAQALSEAGVPVYADRGRAGGYRLVGGYRTRLTGLHRGEAEALFLSGVPGALREMGLEDAASAAQLKVSAALLPSLRDASRTAAQRFHLDAPNWFKEPKTPALLPAVADAVWDDRRISARYRREEDEVVRELEPYGLVLKAGVWYLCARVAGGSFRVYRIDRFTAVEPGAERFEREPEFDLPAFWEERAEQFARSILRARVVVRLSPDGVRALPYALDALTAREALADAEAPDGDGWVTVALPVESEEVAHTQLAALGPEVEVLAPAGLRERFAADAARLARLYRPRDGA; translated from the coding sequence ATGCGTGCTGCCCGGCTGATCAAGATGGTGCTGCTGCTCCAGTCCCGGCCCTCCATGACGGCCGCCGAGCTCGCCCGTGAACTGGAGGTGTCGGAGCGGACGGTCACCCGGGACGCCCAGGCGCTGTCGGAGGCGGGCGTGCCGGTGTACGCGGACCGGGGCCGGGCCGGTGGCTACCGGCTGGTCGGCGGGTACCGGACGCGGCTGACCGGGCTGCACCGCGGCGAGGCCGAGGCACTGTTCCTGTCCGGGGTGCCGGGGGCGCTGCGCGAGATGGGCCTGGAGGACGCGGCCTCGGCGGCGCAGCTGAAGGTGTCGGCGGCGCTGTTGCCGTCCCTGCGGGACGCGTCCAGGACGGCGGCCCAGCGGTTCCACCTGGACGCGCCGAACTGGTTCAAGGAGCCGAAGACGCCCGCGCTGCTGCCGGCCGTCGCGGACGCGGTCTGGGACGACCGGCGGATCAGCGCCCGCTACCGGCGCGAGGAGGACGAGGTCGTCCGGGAGCTGGAACCGTACGGGCTCGTGCTGAAGGCGGGCGTCTGGTACCTGTGCGCGCGGGTGGCCGGGGGCTCCTTCCGGGTGTACCGGATCGACCGGTTCACGGCCGTGGAGCCGGGCGCCGAGCGCTTCGAGCGGGAGCCGGAGTTCGATCTGCCCGCGTTCTGGGAGGAGCGGGCGGAGCAGTTCGCGCGGTCCATCCTGCGGGCGCGGGTCGTGGTGCGACTTTCCCCCGACGGCGTGCGCGCACTGCCGTACGCCCTGGACGCGCTGACCGCCCGGGAGGCGCTGGCGGACGCGGAGGCCCCCGACGGCGACGGCTGGGTGACCGTCGCGCTGCCGGTGGAGTCCGAGGAGGTCGCCCACACGCAGCTGGCGGCCCTGGGCCCGGAGGTGGAGGTGCTGGCGCCGGCGGGCCTGCGCGAGCGGTTCGCCGCGGACGCGGCGCGGCTGGCCCGGCTCTACCGGCCCCGGGACGGCGCATAA
- a CDS encoding DUF4240 domain-containing protein, whose translation MDETEFWELVDDAREAAEGDPEEQADLLVDRLAQLDPDSVLDFARHFESRYNRAYRWDLWGAAWVLLDGASDDAFDFFRCWLIGQGRHVFEGAVHDPDSLAELLGDFDEEIDGDGEELGYAADEAYEQLTGTVAPDLGIPPAPPEPEGTPLDFENEGLLAERYPRLWERFRG comes from the coding sequence ATGGACGAGACGGAGTTCTGGGAGCTGGTCGACGACGCCCGGGAGGCCGCCGAAGGCGACCCGGAGGAGCAGGCCGACCTGCTCGTGGACCGGCTCGCCCAGCTGGACCCGGACTCGGTCCTGGACTTCGCCCGGCACTTCGAGTCGCGCTACAACCGGGCCTACCGCTGGGACCTGTGGGGCGCCGCCTGGGTGCTGCTCGACGGGGCGAGCGACGACGCCTTCGACTTCTTCCGGTGCTGGCTCATCGGCCAGGGCCGCCATGTCTTCGAGGGCGCCGTGCACGATCCGGACTCGCTCGCCGAGCTGCTGGGCGACTTCGACGAGGAGATCGACGGCGACGGCGAGGAGCTCGGCTACGCGGCGGACGAGGCCTACGAGCAGCTCACCGGTACGGTCGCCCCCGATCTGGGGATTCCGCCCGCGCCCCCGGAACCCGAGGGCACCCCGCTCGACTTCGAGAACGAGGGCCTGCTCGCGGAGCGCTACCCCCGGCTGTGGGAGCGCTTCAGGGGCTGA
- a CDS encoding peptidoglycan recognition protein — MRVFRRRRGRRRHSAHGTPGTAGPPRAARVLLGCLPGVAAFVALVLCAHGVENAAETGSRAARPRSEATPYSAPRPPVVPRAHWLGDAARPQPRPRYDDRVAAVFVHHTDSPNGYACADAPRIIRDLYTGQTGTRDWDDIGYNFVVDRCGTIYEGRAGGVERAVTGAHTQGFNHRTSGIAALGTFTEGMPVPQPMIRAIAALSAWKLGLTGTDPRADVRLVSSNGLSRYAAGSTARLPALAGHNDGYMTSCPGAALHARLPEIRQLAARLQGRPDGPQRGHSERAAS, encoded by the coding sequence ATGCGTGTCTTCCGAAGACGGCGGGGCAGACGCAGGCACTCCGCCCACGGGACACCCGGCACAGCCGGTCCGCCGCGCGCGGCCCGGGTCCTCCTCGGCTGCCTGCCGGGCGTTGCCGCCTTCGTGGCGCTGGTCCTGTGCGCCCACGGCGTCGAGAACGCCGCCGAGACCGGCTCCCGCGCCGCCCGGCCCCGCTCCGAAGCCACGCCCTACAGCGCCCCGCGCCCGCCCGTCGTGCCGAGGGCGCACTGGCTGGGCGACGCCGCCCGCCCGCAGCCCCGCCCGCGCTACGACGACCGGGTCGCCGCCGTCTTCGTCCACCACACCGACTCGCCCAACGGCTACGCCTGCGCCGACGCGCCCCGCATCATCCGGGACCTCTACACCGGCCAGACCGGCACCCGCGACTGGGACGACATCGGCTACAACTTCGTCGTCGACCGCTGCGGCACCATCTACGAGGGCCGCGCCGGGGGCGTGGAGCGCGCCGTCACCGGCGCCCACACCCAGGGCTTCAACCACCGCACCTCGGGCATCGCCGCCCTCGGCACCTTCACGGAGGGCATGCCCGTGCCACAGCCCATGATCCGCGCGATCGCCGCGCTGTCCGCCTGGAAACTGGGCCTGACCGGCACCGACCCGCGCGCGGACGTCCGCCTGGTCTCCAGCAACGGCCTGAGCCGGTACGCGGCCGGCTCCACCGCCCGGCTGCCCGCCCTCGCCGGCCACAACGACGGCTACATGACCAGCTGCCCGGGCGCCGCCCTGCACGCCCGCCTGCCCGAGATCAGACAGCTCGCGGCCCGGCTCCAGGGCCGCCCGGACGGTCCACAGCGAGGCCACAGCGAACGCGCAGCGTCCTGA